The DNA window CCGCGCTGCGGGAGTTGAAGAAAGACGGAACCCTTTCTAAAATATCGGCCCAGTACACAGGTGGAGACTACACGGCGGAATGACATCTTATTTTTAGACTAAGGGGGCGCGGCAATGGGAAAGCTCTTCGATATCGCTTTAGTTTTCGAGTACATGCCGGCCATCGTGTCGCGCATCTCTGTCACTCTTTTGATCGTGTCCGTGTCCGTAGGCGGGGGAACACTGCTGGGGCTTCTGCTGGCGACGGTCCGGCTTTATCGGGTGCCGGTTCTGAACGCCTTGGCCGTGTTTTATATTTCTTTCGTCAGAGGAACGCCGGTGATCATTCAAATGTTCATCGTGTATTACGGTTTTCCCATTTTGTTGAATAACTTCGGCGTCAATATTAACCGATGGGACAAGCTGTATTTCGTACTGATCGCCTACGCGTTGAACAACGCGGCCTTCATGGCGGAAATTATCCGGTCGGCCATCGCCAGCGTTCCCGCTGGACAGACGGAGGCGGCCTGGTCGGTGGGGTTAAGCGGTTTCCAAACGTTTCGCAGGATCGTTTTGCCCCAGGCGTTCTTCATCGCCTTCCCCGCCTTCGGCACACGGGTCATCAACGCTATGCAGGACACCTCCTTGGCCTTCACCCTGGGAATACTCGACATGCTCGGACAAGCGGAGGCCATCGGCATTCGGACCTACCATGTGTT is part of the Synergistaceae bacterium genome and encodes:
- a CDS encoding amino acid ABC transporter permease, whose product is MGKLFDIALVFEYMPAIVSRISVTLLIVSVSVGGGTLLGLLLATVRLYRVPVLNALAVFYISFVRGTPVIIQMFIVYYGFPILLNNFGVNINRWDKLYFVLIAYALNNAAFMAEIIRSAIASVPAGQTEAAWSVGLSGFQTFRRIVLPQAFFIAFPAFGTRVINAMQDTSLAFTLGILDMLGQAEAIGIRTYHVLEGYVVVALVFIAASLLLEKGFAWAGKKLLPAVG